The following proteins are co-located in the Podarcis raffonei isolate rPodRaf1 chromosome 5, rPodRaf1.pri, whole genome shotgun sequence genome:
- the SLC51A gene encoding organic solute transporter subunit alpha, with the protein MNLLAYKCQGRTGEERDVSQSKSSLEQRDSDLALQTQPQERLCWGLGSEGVGCLPDPGLTGPPEEAAHMEGTMESLDFVEDPRFAPELVHLLIHNFSIPVACFSHPPSALQLLQQLNLVDLAITGMATFLTLLSVIIFVEDALYLSRKVRCFVKMKTLIWSSSAPTVVSVFCCFGLWVPRSLNVVEMAIGAYFAVCFYLLMLIMVEGFGGMEAVLKALKDTPMVISTGPCCCCCPCCPRITMTKRKLKLIMLGSFQYAFLKGACIFLGLVLTTEGLYDTSDISATSVALWINTSLGVSTLFALWANAVLFRQARAHLSEQNMGCKFACFQVLLILTALQPSIFSTLGNGGQIACSPPFSSRVRSQMMHAQLLVLETFVMAVLTRMYYRKPDDKPGCCPAGSLPESKAEIGLSAA; encoded by the exons ATGAACTTGCTGGCGTACAAATGCCAGGGAAGAACCGGAGAAGAGAGGGATGTGAGTCAGTCCAAAAGCAGCCTTGAGCAGCGGGACTCTGACCTCGCTTTGCAAACACAGCCGCAGGAGAGGCTATGCTGGGGCTTGGGATCAGAAGGAGTCGGCTGCTTGCCTGATCCAGGATTGACAGGACCCCCGGAGGAAGCTGCCCATATGGAAGGAACCATGGAGTCGCTGGACTTCGTGGAAGACCCACG GTTTGCCCCTGAACTGGTCCACCTGCTAATCCACAATTTCAGCATCCCGGTCGcctgcttttcccacccaccGAGCgccctgcagctgctgcagc AGCTGAACCTCGTGGACCTTGCCATCACTGGCATGGCGACCTTCCTCACGTTGCTGTCCGTCATCATCTTCGTGGAAGACGCCCTGTACCTCTCTAGAAAGGTCCGCTGCTTCGTCAAGATGAAAACCCTCATCTGGAGTAGCTCTGCGCCCACC GTGGTCTCGGTGTTCTGCTGTTTCGGGCTCTGGGTTCCCCGCTCCCTGAATGTGGTGGAGATGGCCATTGGCGC GTACTTTGCTGTCTGCTTCTACCTGCTGATGCTGATCATGGTGGAAGGTTTTGGGGGCATGGAGGCTGTGCTCAAGGCCTTGAAGGACACCCCGATGGTGATAAGCACggggccctgctgctgctgctgcccctgctgccctCGCATCACTATGACCAA GCGAAAACTGAAGCTGATCATGTTGGGCAGTTTCCAGTACGCCTTCCTGAAGGGAGCCTGCATCTTCCTGGGGCTCGTTCTGACCACGGAGGGCCTGTACGACACCTCTGAC ATATCAGCCACAAGCGTGGCTCTGTGGATCAACACCTCCCTGGGAGTGTCGACCTTATTTGCTCTGTGGGCAAACGCGGTCCTCTTTCGGCAAGCCAGAGCCCACTTGTCGGAGCAGAACATGGGCTGCAAGTTCGCCTGCTTCCAG GTCCTGCTCATTTTGACGGCGCTGCAGCCCTCCATCTTCAGCACCCTGGGCAATGGCGGCCAGATCGCCTGCTCCCCACCCTTCTCCTCCAGAGTGCGGTCCCAGA TGATGCACGCGCAGCTCCTGGTCCTGGAAACCTTCGTCATGGCTGTGCTGACCAGGATGTACTACAGGAAGCCGGACGACAAGCCAGGCTGTTGCCCGGCCGGAAGTTTGCCAGAGAGCAAAGCAGAAATCGGTCTCTCGGCTGCCTAG